A segment of the Streptomyces sp. Tu 2975 genome:
CGGTATTCGGCACTCCACTCCCGGTCCGCCTCGACCTCCACCGGTACGCGCTCGTGCTCGATGTCCAGACCGCCGGATCCCGTCGCCGGGCGGCCCGCCGCCGTGGCGACCCGGCCTGTCCCGCCGCCGGCCGAACGTGTTTCCGCTCCCGGTCCTGCGGTGCCGTCCGACGACCGGTCGGCGCCGCGAGGCGCCGGCAGGGTGGCCGTGAGGGGCCCTTGGGCGACGGCCTGCTCCACGGCTTCCCGCAGGCGCAGCTCGGCGGCGGCCCTCCCCCGGTACCAGTCCGTTCCCCAGATCCGGTAGAGGCGCCAGCCGAGCCCGTTCAGGATCTGCTCCCGCAGCCGGTCCCTGTCGCGGGCGGCTCGGGACGAGTGGTACATCGCTCCGTCGCACTCGATGCCGAGTGCGTAGGAGCCCGGCAGCTCCGGGTGGCGCAGGCCGAGGTCGATGCGGTAGCCGGCGACGCCGACCTGCGGTTGGACGGTGTAGCCCCAGCCTTGCAGGACGTCGAGCACCGACTCCTCGAAGGGGTTGTCGGGTTCGGCGTCGAACCGGACGGCGTCAGCGGCGAGGACGGCGGGCCCGCTCTCGGCGTACTCGAGATAGCGCTTGAGGTGCTGCACGCTCTCGTTGGGGCTGTCGGCCAGGTTCGTACCACGGAAGGAGGCGACGACCTCCATGCGGTAACGGGCACGGGTGACGGCCACATTGAGGCGCCGCCAGCCTCCGCCCTTGTTGATGGGACCGAAGTTCAGCCCCAGCTTCCCGTGCTCGTCGCGGCCGTAACCGACGGACATGATCATCACGTCTCGCTCGTCGCCCTGCACGGATTCGAGGTTCTTGACGAAGAAGCCGTCGAGGCGGTCCTCGGTGGATACGGCCCTGTCCGTTCTTGCCGTGCAGGGCTCGTTTCTTCAACGGGCTCGATTCCGCCAGGCGTTTCCACGACGTGCCGATCGGCTGGAAGTATCCGGGACAGCGATCGGCGGGCATCCCCGTGCCGTCGTCCGCGACGACCACGCTTTCGACGCCACCGAGTTCGTTCGTACACAGCTCGATGACCACGTTTTCGGCGTCCGCGTCGAGCGCGTTCCACACCAGTTCCTCGACGGCACCGATCGGATCATGCAGCCGCGCCAGTTTGGCGACATGCTCCTGTCCCACTTTGAGCGGCAGTTTCACCATCGCCTGCCTCCTTCTGACTTCTGCGACCGGATCGGAGGCCGGTGGTTCCTCCCCATGCTGCATCAACGCGTCGGCTCCCCCGTCGGTTACGAACATGTACGCGATGGTCTCACCACGAGTAGGGCCCGGCGAGTCCGCGTACACCGCCCGGACGTCCGCGCGTCCAGGCTGGTCAACGGGGATTTGGCGGCAGCAAGGTGATCGACATGAGGCCAATGACCGTTCCACCCGCAGGGCTTGTGCACGACCCGGATACCACCCACGAGTTCACGATGCAGTTCACTTCGACGCCCCGCGGAGCGCGGCTTGCGCGGCGCCTCGTATCGCACCGACTGCACGGCTGGGGGCATCCCTACGACTCGGCCGCCAACGAGACCATGACCCTGATCGCCGCCGAACTGGTGGCGAACGCCGTGCGTCACGGGCACGTGCCGGGGCGGGACTTCCATCTGCGGCTCGCCGCCTCGCCGGCGCGGCTGCGGATCGACGTCACCGACGCGCGCACGGAGAAGCGTCCGGCCAAAGGGACGCGGCTTGATTCGGGAGGCGCGGAGTCGGGGCGAGGGCTCGTACTCGTTGAGGCGCTTGCTGCCGACTGGGGTGTCTCGCCGCGCAGCGCCGCGCCCGGCAAGACGGTGTGGGCGGTCGTCGACCTGCCGTGAGGCGGACGCCGCTCAGACCCTGTCACCGCCCACCAGACAGCGGGTGATGTACGTGAGGTGCTGCGTGTGGCCGACCGTGCCCAGGTCTCGGGGGTGCCCGTTCCGGCCGGCCCGGTGCCGTACGCGCAGGACTCGAGCCATGCCTCGGCAGAGCCGCGGTGGGCCGACGGCTCGCGGCGGTACGACTCGTGCTCGACGATGCGGCGGGCCGTCGAACGGACCCGGTCGGCGCGTTCGGGGCCGCGGCTGGGTGCCCGGGCGACGAGGAAGCGGTCGGGGAGGGTGTAGCGCAACAGGCTCCACGGGGGTCTGTACCGGCCGGAGTCGGCGGGCCGATCCGCGCTCCGGACGTGCTCGACCGAGTAGTCGCCGTAGTGCACTCGCTGCCGGGGCCGTGCGGCGAGGACCTGCGCGTGGAGGGCCCGGTCGAGCCGGGGCGGGGTGAAGAGCGCCGGTTCGTGGGCCGGGTCGTGATCAGGGAACGCACTCGACAGCAGGGTCACGCTGCGCCAGGGCATCAGGGTGCCCAGCAGGTCCAGGGCCATGAGGGACCGCTTGCCCGCCTCGGCGAGGTCGTTCACCGCGCCGACGTCAAGGAGCAGGTCGAGCTGCGACGGCGGCGCGCACAGCCGGGAGACGCCCGGACGAGATCGAGTTGGAGTTCGGAGTGCGCCTTAGCACCGAAGCCGGTGCCGTCATCGCCAAATCCGGTCTCGAGGGCCACCTGACGTTCAGGCTCAGCTGGGAGGGCGGACAAGCCGCCTATGAATGAGCTACTTCGCCGGCGCGGGCCGTAGTTGCGGCGGCAGGGCTCGGCGGCAGGAAGGGGAGCACCCGGGGGTACCCGCGGCACGCCCGCCTACAGCGCGGCGGCGTGCTCATCCGACGTCATGTTGATCCCGCGATCACGCGCGGATCGGGCCACCTCGGCCGCTGGTGCTGCGAAGTGCCCTGCCGAGATCATTCGGTACCCGGGGCTCACCGCCGTGTCGGCAGGTCCAGCAGGCCGGCGAGTTCGGCGTCGGTGGCCGGCCTGAGTGTCGACAGGACGTGCCGGGCCGC
Coding sequences within it:
- a CDS encoding DUF3320 domain-containing protein, which produces MQGDERDVMIMSVGYGRDEHGKLGLNFGPINKGGGWRRLNVAVTRARYRMEVVASFRGTNLADSPNESVQHLKRYLEYAESGPAVLAADAVRFDAEPDNPFEESVLDVLQGWGYTVQPQVGVAGYRIDLGLRHPELPGSYALGIECDGAMYHSSRAARDRDRLREQILNGLGWRLYRIWGTDWYRGRAAAELRLREAVEQAVAQGPLTATLPAPRGADRSSDGTAGPGAETRSAGGGTGRVATAAGRPATGSGGLDIEHERVPVEVEADREWSAEYRASAFTVSSAYELHTPEARRELRNALARIIETEGPVHEDLLVQRAREAWGVARAGNRIRDNVRQVAQTLVRSGLVTSGGSFFDLAEGSVLKARRPAPGDTPRKISYIAPAERHLALCELAAECPGMSEDELVKQTCDFFGWQRIGKDIRACLAADIAELYRQRRLEGGPGRIGVPAMG
- a CDS encoding ATP-binding protein, which produces MRPMTVPPAGLVHDPDTTHEFTMQFTSTPRGARLARRLVSHRLHGWGHPYDSAANETMTLIAAELVANAVRHGHVPGRDFHLRLAASPARLRIDVTDARTEKRPAKGTRLDSGGAESGRGLVLVEALAADWGVSPRSAAPGKTVWAVVDLP